The following DNA comes from Chromatiales bacterium.
GCGCGCACCAGCCGCGGTACCAGAAACGTACCGACGATGAAGCCGACGAAGTAGCCGCCGAGCAGCAGGCCGGTGACGCCGGATTCGCGCCCCAGCGCCGCCGAGCGCAGCGGCAGCGCGAGGGCGATGATGCCGTTGCCGATCAGCACCACGGCGATGCTGGTGAACAGCGCCGCCAGTGGCCACAGCGCGCGCGTCATGACGCGGTCGGCGTGCCAAATCCGGCGGCGAGCAGTCGTCGATACGCTGCCTGATCGTCGGTATCGGCGAGCAGCCGGTGCGCGGACCATTCGCGCCGCAGAGGATAGTTGCGGCGCAGCCCGTCGAACGCCGCCCGGCGTTCGGCTTCGGACCCGCCAAGGCCGGCGCGCAGTTCCAGCGTGTCGCGACGCAGGCCGGCGACCTGCCCCAGCACCGCGGCGATCGCGGCATCGCCGCCCGCGCCGACCACGATGGGATCAGGTACCGGCGGCAGGGCATCGGCCATGCGCCAGGTCGGCCGCAGCCCGAAATTGCGCGCGTAAGCGTCGAGCACGCGCTCGGTGCCGCGCAGGCGGCCCTCCTGGGAATAACCCGCCACATGTGGACTCGCGAATCCGACCCTGTGGGCGAGGCTTGCATCGATCAGGGGTTCACCGGCCCAGACGTCCAGGTGCACATGCAGATCATCGTCAAGCGCCAGTCGCGCGCGAAGCGCCGGCTCGTCCAGCACACCGCCGCGACCGGCATTGCACAGGATCGTCCCCGGCCTCAGGGCCGCGATGAAGTCCGCCCCGAGCAGGCCGGCCGTCGCGTGCGGACCGCTGCGCGTCAGCGGCGTGTGTACGCAAACGGCGTCCATGCCGGCGACCTCATCGAGCGTGACGAAGCCACTCGGACCCTCGCGCTCGGCGCGCGGCGGATCGTTGCAGGCAACCACCAGGCCCAGCGCGCGGGCCCGTTGCGCCAGTGCAGTGCCGACATGTCCACAGCCGACGATGCCCAGACGCAGTCCGGCCAGGGGACGACCCGCGCGAACGGCCAGCGCGGCCAGGCCCGCAAGCGTGTACTCGGCGGCGGCCGCGGCGTTCGCGCCCGGCGCGCTCGCGAACGCGATGCCCGCATCGGCCAGTGCGTCGACATCGACATGATCGGTCCCGGCCGTGGCGGTCGCGACGAACCTGAGCGCGGTGCCGGCGACCAGCGCCGCATCCACCCGCGTGACCGAGCGCACGATCAGCGCATCGGCATTGACCAGCATCGAACGATCCATGCCCCGCCCGTCGGCCAGACGCAGGCGTGCGACA
Coding sequences within:
- a CDS encoding 4-phosphoerythronate dehydrogenase, with the translated sequence MRDPMSLPVVVADQEIPAVSAAFDGVARLRLADGRGMDRSMLVNADALIVRSVTRVDAALVAGTALRFVATATAGTDHVDVDALADAGIAFASAPGANAAAAAEYTLAGLAALAVRAGRPLAGLRLGIVGCGHVGTALAQRARALGLVVACNDPPRAEREGPSGFVTLDEVAGMDAVCVHTPLTRSGPHATAGLLGADFIAALRPGTILCNAGRGGVLDEPALRARLALDDDLHVHLDVWAGEPLIDASLAHRVGFASPHVAGYSQEGRLRGTERVLDAYARNFGLRPTWRMADALPPVPDPIVVGAGGDAAIAAVLGQVAGLRRDTLELRAGLGGSEAERRAAFDGLRRNYPLRREWSAHRLLADTDDQAAYRRLLAAGFGTPTAS